Proteins encoded together in one Carassius auratus strain Wakin chromosome 32, ASM336829v1, whole genome shotgun sequence window:
- the LOC113052270 gene encoding nectin-4-like isoform X1, with product MKTVTYILAVLIIWNSAACVSGDQEQFVEPPESPWALQSVAEEETRLPCRFNVSNSEIQVVQVTWVRENSNGGEDQIIIVHYTNGQTENPAYLGRVRFATSDPIRDSTLIIMGTRTIDEGKYICKVATFPIGNFETEILVTVWTKPITSLTPFVLVENQSFRPAAICRSVAKPMAGLSWDTELAGQSQNRSIDGEVASIQFSLHPLRNMNGQKLDCLVWHPSQKTPERISNNLVVHYPPYALISGYEGDWYAEMQGAALHCTGQGNPEPQEFSWMRKGEALPEGVTVDGGSLLFSRPLSLTDKGVYVCTTTNLVGSGKAEIAINISVSILPPNYVLIIVIAGVAAVVVVTLIIVIISVKRYYKRKNQQLATELDAKKEEISTLSRQASIRRVNSGSTDNRYSDDNNHLRVEGTIRTSLSSLDRPRSRDSRSTLGGLDTLGRPVIYNTSRRGREKFIDRTERESTRLMMESYEMDSNMSQAIEIVRSRNGSAILPAEGRPQSGGSSRGGSRGHNSPLISTYPTLTDEEENGSVSPADSGVHRGLMEPDGFENGGSETASSQISEALSSHFENTNGILRPKSKPNNILLPAHTTLFLQAHSPPIHRAQIV from the exons ATGAAGACAGTTACATATATTCTTGCTGTACTGATCATCTGGAACTCAG CAGCCTGTGTAAGTGGAGACCAAGAACAATTTGTAGAGCCCCCTGAGTCCCCCTGGGCTCTGCAGTCTGTGGCAGAGGAGGAAACACGCTTACCCTGTCGATTCAATGTATCCAACAGTGAGATCCAGGTGGTGCAGGTGACGTGGGTACGAGAAAACTCAAATGGAGGGGAAGATCAGATTATCATTGTTCATTACACTAATGGCCAGACAG AAAACCCTGCATACTTGGGACGTGTACGATTTGCAACCAGCGACCCAATAAGAGACTCTACTCTGATTATTATGGGCACACGTACTATAGATGAGGGCAAATACATCTGCAAAGTCGCCACCTTCCCCATTGGAAACTTTGAGACTGAGATTTTGGTCACTGTGTGGA CTAAACCCATTACGTCGCTGACGCCGTTCGTCCTGGTTGAGAACCAGTCGTTCCGTCCTGCAGCTATATGCCGTTCGGTGGCTAAACCGATGGCAGGCCTCTCCTGGGACACAGAGCTCGCGGGACAGAGTCAAAACCGTAGCATAGATGGTGAGGTGGCTTCTATCCAGTTTTCTCTCCACCCTCTCCGTAACATGAACGGGCAGAAGCTGGACTGTCTGGTCTGGCATCCATCGCAGAAAACTCCAGAGAGGATCTCCAATAACCTTGTAGTACACT ACCCTCCGTATGCATTAATATCTGGCTATGAGGGTGACTGGTATGCTGAAATGCAAGGAGCTGCGCTGCACTGCACTGGTCAAGGAAATCCAGAACCTCAGGAATTCAGCTGGATGAG GAAAGGTGAAGCTCTGCCAGAAGGTGTGACTGTGGACGGTGGCAGTCTGCTCTTTTCCAGGCCCCTGAGCTTGACGGATAAGGGAGTTTATGTCTGCACCACCACCAATCTGGTGGGATCTGGAAAAGCTGAGATTGCAATAAATATATCAG TGTCAATCCTCCCACCGAACTACGTGCTCATTATTGTTATTGCTGGTGTTGCTGCAGTGGTTGTTGTCACTCTTATCATCGTGATCATTTCAGTAAAACGCTACTATAAGCGCAAAAATCAACAGCTGGCTACAGAGCTGGATGCAAAAAA GGAGGAAATCAGCACCCTATCAAGACAAGCCTCGATTAGGAGAGTCAACTCGGGAAGCACAGACAACAGATACtcg gacgaCAATAATCATTTAAGAGTCGAAGGGACAATACGCACGAGTCTCTCCTCACTG GATCGTCCTCGCTCCAGGGATAGTCGTTCCACCCTGGGAGGGCTGGACACACTCGGTCGCCCTGTAATTTATAACACATCCAGAAGAGGTCGAGAAAAATTCATTGACCGAACTGAAAGAGAATCCACTCGGCTGATGATGGAGTCTTATGAGATGGACAGTAACATGTCACAG GCTATTGAAATTGTCCGGTCCCGGAACGGCAGCGCCATTCTCCCAGCAGAGGGGAGGCCGCAGTCTGGAGGAAGTAGCAGAGGAGGCAGCAGAGGTCATAATTCGCCCTTAATATCCACATACCCTACTCTTACAGATGAGGAGGAAAATGGTTCCGTGAGTCCTGCGGATTCAGGAGTCCACAGAGGTTTAATGGAGCCTGACGGTTTTGAAAATGGCGGCAGCGAGACGGCGAGTTCACAGATATCTGAGGCACTATCCAGTCATTTTGAGAACACTAACGGCATACTGCGACCCAAGTCCAAACCCAATAACATCCTTCTTCCGGCTCACACAACACTTTTCCTTCAAGCACATAGCCCACCTATCCACAGAGCTCAGATCGTTTAG
- the LOC113052270 gene encoding nectin-4-like isoform X2: protein MKTVTYILAVLIIWNSACVSGDQEQFVEPPESPWALQSVAEEETRLPCRFNVSNSEIQVVQVTWVRENSNGGEDQIIIVHYTNGQTENPAYLGRVRFATSDPIRDSTLIIMGTRTIDEGKYICKVATFPIGNFETEILVTVWTKPITSLTPFVLVENQSFRPAAICRSVAKPMAGLSWDTELAGQSQNRSIDGEVASIQFSLHPLRNMNGQKLDCLVWHPSQKTPERISNNLVVHYPPYALISGYEGDWYAEMQGAALHCTGQGNPEPQEFSWMRKGEALPEGVTVDGGSLLFSRPLSLTDKGVYVCTTTNLVGSGKAEIAINISVSILPPNYVLIIVIAGVAAVVVVTLIIVIISVKRYYKRKNQQLATELDAKKEEISTLSRQASIRRVNSGSTDNRYSDDNNHLRVEGTIRTSLSSLDRPRSRDSRSTLGGLDTLGRPVIYNTSRRGREKFIDRTERESTRLMMESYEMDSNMSQAIEIVRSRNGSAILPAEGRPQSGGSSRGGSRGHNSPLISTYPTLTDEEENGSVSPADSGVHRGLMEPDGFENGGSETASSQISEALSSHFENTNGILRPKSKPNNILLPAHTTLFLQAHSPPIHRAQIV from the exons ATGAAGACAGTTACATATATTCTTGCTGTACTGATCATCTGGAACTCAG CCTGTGTAAGTGGAGACCAAGAACAATTTGTAGAGCCCCCTGAGTCCCCCTGGGCTCTGCAGTCTGTGGCAGAGGAGGAAACACGCTTACCCTGTCGATTCAATGTATCCAACAGTGAGATCCAGGTGGTGCAGGTGACGTGGGTACGAGAAAACTCAAATGGAGGGGAAGATCAGATTATCATTGTTCATTACACTAATGGCCAGACAG AAAACCCTGCATACTTGGGACGTGTACGATTTGCAACCAGCGACCCAATAAGAGACTCTACTCTGATTATTATGGGCACACGTACTATAGATGAGGGCAAATACATCTGCAAAGTCGCCACCTTCCCCATTGGAAACTTTGAGACTGAGATTTTGGTCACTGTGTGGA CTAAACCCATTACGTCGCTGACGCCGTTCGTCCTGGTTGAGAACCAGTCGTTCCGTCCTGCAGCTATATGCCGTTCGGTGGCTAAACCGATGGCAGGCCTCTCCTGGGACACAGAGCTCGCGGGACAGAGTCAAAACCGTAGCATAGATGGTGAGGTGGCTTCTATCCAGTTTTCTCTCCACCCTCTCCGTAACATGAACGGGCAGAAGCTGGACTGTCTGGTCTGGCATCCATCGCAGAAAACTCCAGAGAGGATCTCCAATAACCTTGTAGTACACT ACCCTCCGTATGCATTAATATCTGGCTATGAGGGTGACTGGTATGCTGAAATGCAAGGAGCTGCGCTGCACTGCACTGGTCAAGGAAATCCAGAACCTCAGGAATTCAGCTGGATGAG GAAAGGTGAAGCTCTGCCAGAAGGTGTGACTGTGGACGGTGGCAGTCTGCTCTTTTCCAGGCCCCTGAGCTTGACGGATAAGGGAGTTTATGTCTGCACCACCACCAATCTGGTGGGATCTGGAAAAGCTGAGATTGCAATAAATATATCAG TGTCAATCCTCCCACCGAACTACGTGCTCATTATTGTTATTGCTGGTGTTGCTGCAGTGGTTGTTGTCACTCTTATCATCGTGATCATTTCAGTAAAACGCTACTATAAGCGCAAAAATCAACAGCTGGCTACAGAGCTGGATGCAAAAAA GGAGGAAATCAGCACCCTATCAAGACAAGCCTCGATTAGGAGAGTCAACTCGGGAAGCACAGACAACAGATACtcg gacgaCAATAATCATTTAAGAGTCGAAGGGACAATACGCACGAGTCTCTCCTCACTG GATCGTCCTCGCTCCAGGGATAGTCGTTCCACCCTGGGAGGGCTGGACACACTCGGTCGCCCTGTAATTTATAACACATCCAGAAGAGGTCGAGAAAAATTCATTGACCGAACTGAAAGAGAATCCACTCGGCTGATGATGGAGTCTTATGAGATGGACAGTAACATGTCACAG GCTATTGAAATTGTCCGGTCCCGGAACGGCAGCGCCATTCTCCCAGCAGAGGGGAGGCCGCAGTCTGGAGGAAGTAGCAGAGGAGGCAGCAGAGGTCATAATTCGCCCTTAATATCCACATACCCTACTCTTACAGATGAGGAGGAAAATGGTTCCGTGAGTCCTGCGGATTCAGGAGTCCACAGAGGTTTAATGGAGCCTGACGGTTTTGAAAATGGCGGCAGCGAGACGGCGAGTTCACAGATATCTGAGGCACTATCCAGTCATTTTGAGAACACTAACGGCATACTGCGACCCAAGTCCAAACCCAATAACATCCTTCTTCCGGCTCACACAACACTTTTCCTTCAAGCACATAGCCCACCTATCCACAGAGCTCAGATCGTTTAG
- the LOC113052272 gene encoding coronin-1B-like — MSFRRGVVRQSKFRHVFAQAWKAEHCLDDVRVSRVTWDGPLCAANPKFIAVVIEAGGGGAFLVLPLTKSGRVDQNTPTVCGHAAPVLDVQWCPHDDNVIASASEDCTVKIWQIPDGGLTSPMSEAAVTLEGHSKRVGILAWHPSALNILSTAGCDNVLCVWDVGTGELVYQQSDAHPDLIYSVSWNREGSVLCTTCKDKALRVIDPRRGTVLKMREKVHEGTRPMRAVFLADGKILTTGFSRMSERQLALWDTRDLSEPVATQEMDTSNGVLIPFYDPDTNMVYLCGKGDCTIRYYEVTDESPYVHFLSLYSSKEPQRGAGFLNKRGVDVNKCEIARFYKLHERKVEPISMTVPRKSDLFQGDLYPDTAGLEPALLAEDWIAGQDAPPVLVSLSGGYTAPPSKCSTLQGRPKVLSQTNTSPTGTTEPPNPMTVEMESEGLGHGRGGGDVDGGIERVKKEEDQLSDILTEIRALRALALAQGHRIDVLERQLARIEDGEV, encoded by the exons ATGTCCTTCAGGAGGGGTGTCGTCAGGCAGAGTAAGTTCAGGCATGTGTTTGCCCAGGCTTGGAAGGCTGAGCATTGCCTTGATGATGTCAGAGTATCACGCGTGACATGGGACGGTCCACTGTGTGCTGCCAATCCCAAGTTCATTGCTGTTGTCATTGAGGCCGGAGGAGGCGGAGCCTTTCTTGTGCTCCCGCTCACCAAG AGCGGCCGAGTGGACCAGAACACCCCGACCGTGTGCGGTCACGCTGCTCCGGTGCTGGATGTGCAGTGGTGCCCACATGATGACAATGTTATTGCCAGTGCATCAGAGGACTGCACTGTCAAG ATTTGGCAGATTCCTGACGGAGGTCTTACATCTCCCATGTCTGAAGCAGCTGTGACTCTTGAGGGTCACAGTAAAAGAGTGGGCATCCTGGCCTGGCACCCTTCTGCTCTCAATATCCTGTCGACTGCAG GGTGTGATAATGTCCTGTGTGTGTGGGACGTGGGCACCGGGGAGCTGGTGTACCAGCAGAGTGACGCCCATCCAGACCTGATATACAGCGTGAGCTGGAACCGTGAGGGCAGCGTCCTGTGCACCACCTGTAAAGACAAAGCCTTACGAGTCATTGATCCCCGGCGTGGAACAGTTCTTAAG ATGCGGGAGAAGGTTCATGAGGGCACCAGGCCGATGCGGGCCGTGTTTCTGGCTGATGGGAAAATCCTGACAACTGGCTTCAGTCGCATGAGCGAGAGACAGCTCGCCCTCTGGGACACG AGAGATCTTTCTGAGCCAGTGGCCACTCAGGAAATGGACACCAGTAACGGAGTTCTGATTCCATTCTATGACCCAGACACCAACATGGTTTACTTGTGCGGCAAG ggGGATTGTACTATTCGTTACTATGAGGTGACAGATGAGTCACCGTATGTTCATTTCCTGAGTCTGTACAGCAGTAAGGAACCGCAGAGAGGTGCTGGTTTCCTAAACAAACGAGGAGTAGATGTCAACAAGTGTGAAATAGCAAG GTTCTACAAACTGCACGAGAGGAAGGTTGAGCCAATATCTATGACTGTGCCAAGGAAG TCTGACCTGTTTCAAGGGGATCTGTACCCGGATACGGCGGGATTAGAACCCGCTCTACTGGCAGAAGACTGGATAGCCGGACAGGACGCTCCTCCAGTCCTGGTTTCCCTCAGCGGGGGCTACACGGCTCCTCCATCCAAATGCAGCACACTCCAGGGTCGACCCAAAGTGCTCTCTCAGACCAACACTAGTCCCACCGGCACTACTGAGCCACCAAACCCTATGACAGTTGAGATGGAGAGCGAGGGCTTGGGCCACGGACGAGGAGGAGGGGATGTAGATGGAGGAATAGAGAGAGTAAAGAAAGAG GAGGACCAACTTTCTGATATCCTGACAGAGATTCGGGCGTTGCGTGCTCTGGCTCTGGCTCAGGGTCACAGGATCGACGTCCTGGAAAGGCAGCTCGCCCGTATTGAGGATGGAGAAGTGTGA